A window of the Garra rufa chromosome 10, GarRuf1.0, whole genome shotgun sequence genome harbors these coding sequences:
- the LOC141344362 gene encoding NAD-dependent protein deacylase sirtuin-5, mitochondrial: protein MLINQLMLRTAAAHCGRWTAVNQIIRTNSDMAEFREVFSKARHIAIITGAGVSAESGVPTIRGAEGRWRTWKTQDLATPECFSRHPSRVWEFYQYRRELSLNAQPSAAHRAIAECEARLSRQGRSLVVITQNIDELHQRAGSKHVLEVHGNLFQTRCLSCKDVEINYKSPICPSLEGKGSPDPDAPDALIPVKDLPRCDEKGCDGLLRPHVIWFGETLDSQILTKVEKELETCDLCLVVGTSSVVYPAAMFGPQVASRGVPVAEFNTKMTANTPRFKFHFPGRCAVTLPGALERHESEVI, encoded by the exons ATGCTCATTAATCAGCTGATGTTGAGGACAGCAGCGGCACACTGCGGGAGATGgacagctgtcaatcaaatcatccGGACAAACTCAG ataTGGCAGAATTTCGTGAGGTCTTCTCAAAGGCCAGACACATTGCCATCATCACAGGAGCCGGAGTCAGTGCTGAGAGCGGCGTACCCACCATCAGAGGAGCTGAAGGACGCTGGAGGACGTGGAAAACAcag GATCTGGCCACCCCAGAGTGTTTCTCTCGTCATCCCAGTCGTGTTTGGGAGTTCTACCAATACCGCAGAGAGCTGTCGCTGAACGCCCAGCCCAGTGCCGCTCACAGAGCCATCGCCGAGTGTGAGGCTCGTCTCAGCAGACAGGGCCGATCTCTGGTGGTGATCACGCAGAACATCGACGAGCTGCACCAACGCGCCGGATCCAAACACGTCCTGGAGGTCCACG GAAACCTGTTTCAGACCCGATGTTTGAGCTGTAAAGATGTGGAGATCAATTACAAGAGCCCCATCTGTCCATCACTGGAGGGCAAAGG ATCACCTGATCCTGACGCTCCTGATGCGCTCATACCTGTCAAAGACCTGCCCAG GTGTGATGAGAAGGGCTGTGACGGACTGCTGCGGCCACATGTCATCTGGTTTGGAGAGACTCTGGACTCTCAAATCCTCACTAAAGTGGAGAAGGAGCTGGAGACGTGTGACCTCTGTCTGGTG GTCGGCACGTCCTCCGTCGTTTACCCAGCAGCCATGTTCGGCCCACAGGTGGCGTCCCGCGGCGTTCCAGTGGCTGAATTCAACACTAAAATGACAGCAAACACACCACGCTTCAA